The following proteins are encoded in a genomic region of Candidatus Kryptobacter tengchongensis:
- a CDS encoding multiple sugar transport system permease protein, with protein sequence MKGKLLTYFFLLTGAVIFAYPFLWMVFATLKPEIEIPNLWLLSQNMSFKNYSIVLNKIPIIRAFFNSLFVSLSITASVIIFGSIVGFALSRLNFYGKNLIFMLILFTMMIPFQITLIPTYVLIVKLGFVDTYAGLILPAMMSSFSILVFRQFFLNIPQSLIESARIDGCNNLQILFKVIIPLSKPAVSTVGILTFMSSWNEVLWPLIVIRNEKLMTMPQLVTVFVLGGQAEGQLGVQLASATLLALPVVIAYSFFQRYFIESLATTGLKE encoded by the coding sequence TTGAAAGGCAAACTCTTAACATACTTTTTTCTTCTCACAGGCGCAGTTATATTTGCTTATCCATTTCTATGGATGGTCTTCGCAACGCTAAAACCAGAAATTGAAATCCCAAATCTCTGGCTCCTTTCGCAAAATATGAGCTTTAAAAATTATTCAATTGTTTTAAATAAAATTCCAATAATCCGTGCATTCTTTAACAGTTTATTTGTTTCACTCTCCATCACTGCCTCTGTTATAATCTTCGGTTCAATTGTCGGTTTCGCCCTTTCAAGATTAAACTTTTACGGAAAAAATTTAATCTTTATGCTTATTCTCTTCACCATGATGATACCATTCCAAATCACTCTTATTCCAACCTATGTCCTGATTGTTAAGTTAGGTTTCGTTGACACCTACGCTGGTCTCATATTGCCTGCGATGATGAGTTCATTTTCAATCCTTGTCTTTAGACAATTTTTCCTAAACATTCCCCAATCTTTAATTGAATCAGCAAGAATTGATGGGTGTAATAATTTGCAAATACTTTTCAAGGTAATAATTCCCCTTTCAAAACCAGCGGTTTCAACAGTTGGAATTTTAACATTCATGTCAAGTTGGAATGAGGTGCTTTGGCCACTTATTGTGATAAGGAATGAAAAACTTATGACAATGCCACAGCTTGTAACAGTTTTCGTCCTCGGTGGTCAAGCAGAAGGTCAACTTGGAGTTCAACTTGCCTCTGCAACCCTTCTTGCTTTGCCAGTGGTAATAGCATATTCGTTTTTCCAAAGATATTTCATTGAAAGTTTGGCAACAACTGGTTTAAAAGAATAA
- a CDS encoding Na+-dependent transporter, SNF family has product MAKRERWGTRIGLILAMAGNAVGLGNFLRFPVQAAQNGGGAFMIPYFVAFLLLGIPLMWVEWAIGRYGGKFGHGSAPGMFDAMWKAPISKYLGALGLFISTVIMVYYTYIESWTLAFSFFSITKAYFGETTFDAMRSFLQSYQGIEKNYFQSILPAYFFMCVTLFINFFILYRGISRGIEMLAKIAMPTLFLFAIILVIRVVTLGTPDPVNHPDWNVESGFAFIWNPDFSKLGDAKIWLAAAGQIFFTLSVGMGTLQAYASYLRESDDIALSGLSTASTNEFVEVILGASIAIPVAAAFFGIETTQEIAKGGAFNLGFVSMPIIFQKLPFGEFFGFLWFLLLFFAGITSSVAMAQPLIAFLKEEFGISHGRATALIGFSVFVAIQFVVFFLKHGFLDEMDYWAGTFGLVLFALFEIIIFAWIFGMDKGWAEITKGADIKIPRIFYYIIKYITPLYLLFIMINWLVQDAIPTFLMKDVEPEDVPYRWGARALMFLIFTIIILMVKTAWAKRANKMGVVK; this is encoded by the coding sequence ATGGCAAAGAGAGAACGCTGGGGGACAAGAATTGGACTAATACTTGCGATGGCTGGAAATGCAGTTGGACTTGGTAATTTTCTAAGGTTCCCGGTTCAAGCTGCACAAAATGGTGGAGGGGCGTTTATGATTCCTTATTTTGTTGCATTTCTTCTGCTTGGGATACCTCTTATGTGGGTTGAATGGGCGATTGGAAGATATGGGGGTAAATTTGGTCACGGAAGCGCTCCCGGAATGTTTGACGCTATGTGGAAAGCACCAATTTCAAAATATCTTGGTGCGCTTGGACTTTTTATATCAACAGTGATAATGGTTTATTATACATACATTGAATCGTGGACACTTGCATTTAGTTTTTTCTCAATCACGAAAGCTTACTTTGGGGAGACAACTTTTGATGCGATGAGAAGTTTTCTGCAAAGCTATCAAGGCATAGAAAAAAATTATTTTCAAAGCATCTTGCCGGCATATTTTTTTATGTGTGTTACTTTGTTTATTAACTTTTTCATACTTTATCGCGGTATATCCAGAGGTATTGAAATGCTTGCAAAGATAGCTATGCCAACGCTTTTTCTTTTTGCAATCATTCTTGTTATAAGAGTTGTGACACTTGGAACGCCTGACCCTGTTAATCATCCAGATTGGAATGTTGAAAGTGGATTTGCTTTTATTTGGAATCCTGATTTTTCAAAACTTGGAGATGCGAAAATTTGGCTTGCTGCAGCTGGGCAAATTTTCTTTACGCTTAGCGTCGGAATGGGAACGCTTCAAGCATATGCAAGTTATTTAAGGGAAAGTGATGATATCGCATTGAGTGGTCTTTCAACCGCATCAACAAATGAATTTGTTGAAGTAATTCTTGGTGCAAGTATTGCAATACCTGTTGCAGCTGCTTTCTTCGGTATTGAGACAACTCAGGAAATCGCAAAAGGTGGCGCTTTTAATCTTGGATTTGTTTCAATGCCGATAATTTTTCAAAAATTACCTTTTGGTGAGTTTTTCGGTTTCCTTTGGTTTTTGCTTTTATTTTTTGCAGGTATAACCTCATCCGTTGCAATGGCACAACCTTTGATTGCTTTTCTTAAGGAAGAATTTGGGATTTCCCATGGTAGAGCAACCGCTTTGATCGGTTTTTCCGTTTTTGTTGCAATTCAATTTGTTGTTTTCTTTTTAAAGCATGGTTTCCTTGATGAAATGGATTATTGGGCTGGAACCTTTGGACTTGTTCTTTTTGCTCTGTTTGAAATTATAATTTTCGCCTGGATATTTGGAATGGATAAAGGTTGGGCTGAAATTACAAAAGGTGCAGATATAAAAATACCACGAATTTTCTACTATATCATTAAATATATCACCCCGCTTTATCTTCTTTTCATTATGATAAACTGGCTGGTTCAAGATGCTATACCAACTTTCTTGATGAAAGATGTGGAACCTGAAGATGTCCCATACAGATGGGGTGCAAGGGCTCTGATGTTTTTAATTTTCACGATAATAATTCTGATGGTAAAAACTGCCTGGGCAAAACGTGCAAATAAAATGGGAGTGGTAAAATGA
- a CDS encoding multiple sugar transport system permease protein gives MGKIKKYENRSGYLMVSPYVIYFLVFVAYPLTFSFILIFHRWNIVTPMEFIGLKNFIRLFRDETFFKSIINTLIFLSIHIPLQIAVALFFAQLLNKKIKLRGLFRSIYFLPVVVSGVVVTVLWQQMYAYETGLINQILLKFGFKKIPWLVSPKFAMPSIAIMATWKNVGLYIVLFLAGLQNIPRELYEVAEIDGASSFQKFLKITLPMLNPTIVLVVVLSTIGGFSLFIEPYIMTGGGPMDSTLSAMLYIYNQAFYFNHMGYAATLGFFFATIIFLVVILQRKFIERDVY, from the coding sequence ATGGGCAAAATAAAAAAATATGAAAATAGGTCTGGCTATTTGATGGTTTCGCCTTATGTCATTTACTTCTTGGTATTCGTCGCATATCCACTTACTTTCTCGTTCATTTTAATATTCCATCGCTGGAACATCGTAACCCCGATGGAATTCATAGGGCTTAAAAATTTCATCAGGTTATTTAGAGATGAAACTTTCTTCAAATCAATCATCAACACATTGATTTTTCTCTCAATACATATACCTTTGCAAATAGCGGTTGCCCTTTTCTTTGCCCAACTTTTAAATAAAAAGATAAAATTGAGAGGACTCTTTCGTTCAATTTATTTCCTGCCCGTGGTTGTTTCTGGCGTTGTTGTAACTGTATTATGGCAACAAATGTATGCTTATGAAACTGGACTTATAAATCAAATCCTGCTTAAATTTGGGTTTAAGAAAATACCCTGGCTTGTCAGCCCCAAATTTGCAATGCCATCAATAGCAATCATGGCTACCTGGAAAAATGTGGGGCTTTACATAGTCCTCTTCCTTGCTGGATTGCAAAATATACCACGGGAACTTTACGAAGTTGCAGAGATTGACGGGGCTTCATCATTTCAAAAATTTCTAAAAATCACTTTGCCGATGCTTAACCCAACAATTGTCCTCGTCGTCGTCTTATCAACTATTGGCGGTTTCTCACTTTTTATAGAACCTTATATCATGACAGGTGGTGGTCCAATGGATAGCACACTTTCAGCAATGCTTTACATTTACAATCAAGCATTTTACTTTAACCATATGGGCTATGCGGCAACCCTTGGATTTTTCTTTGCCACAATAATTTTCCTCGTCGTTATATTACAGAGAAAATTCATAGAAAGGGATGTATATTGA
- a CDS encoding biotin transport system substrate-specific component: MKQIKALSLEIDRKLVLAGMIWVVAFAGLTFLGAKVEIPTQPVPYTLQTMFVLLSGAFLGPYLGALSQLIYLGLGSIGLPVFAGPTAGFIKLLGPTGGYLLAFPASAFVTGYLVRLKDSFWWVLFSMFLGLALIFIFGTIQLNFVLIHNWNEAIKSGFLIFSLWDLVKLFASVSIYMSLRRALKINLDR, translated from the coding sequence ATGAAGCAGATAAAGGCACTGTCGCTTGAAATTGACAGGAAATTAGTTTTAGCGGGGATGATTTGGGTAGTTGCATTTGCTGGACTTACATTTCTTGGTGCAAAGGTTGAAATACCAACGCAACCAGTTCCTTATACGCTGCAAACGATGTTTGTTCTTTTAAGTGGTGCCTTTCTCGGTCCGTATCTTGGGGCTTTAAGCCAGTTGATATACCTTGGGCTTGGTTCTATTGGATTACCTGTCTTTGCGGGACCAACCGCTGGATTTATAAAACTTTTAGGACCAACAGGTGGATATCTGCTTGCTTTTCCTGCTTCAGCTTTTGTTACAGGTTATCTTGTAAGGTTAAAAGATAGTTTCTGGTGGGTTCTTTTCTCAATGTTTTTGGGATTGGCTTTGATTTTCATTTTCGGGACAATTCAATTGAATTTCGTTTTGATACACAACTGGAATGAAGCGATAAAGTCTGGGTTTTTGATTTTCTCACTTTGGGATTTAGTTAAACTTTTTGCTTCTGTTTCAATTTATATGTCTTTGAGAAGGGCTTTAAAAATAAATTTAGATCGTTAA
- a CDS encoding Por secretion system C-terminal sorting domain-containing protein, translating into MRKIIFLSVIALLIFSSKAFSQWAPLDTTTHKWFTVDNTPNLAGGQTNWEVDRDSSDGYYEKEPNTVATGQPGPGWFTNTGAANVGPDHRRTPYTAGSPSGAWAKYIFGIPTQTQQNILDEDDYYILYYYLQQSGNASPNCYITVERFGEGVYADSLRHNQMLNGAGLPTLQNAGLWRPTQSGADGSWYPLTILRLNAGAPTIVTIGADTLTPAFLRVDAVRVLRSKLPRDLEFGRRMKGNPWQRATPDTTRPNIDHFALYRVGEVFPEVTTGETAEKKIRLFNLGDSVLTIYNVYGHTGRFYTNDPLPISINPGSYYDLTIVFRPYQEEFVVDSLAIESDDPEEPIAYLYVAGQGLNYNFIMNASDGSEPHWRAPGGDLVLYQETPPGWLNSVASPYPFPIPGGNRYSRVYTGTDQIPYAVYQFVIPDTLGGDYILEYSGPAGSPNAATAAQIDVITPFFADTQRVTGFNERQIAGAVVWAQIGGPGFTFKLNPGGPTQVIFSNPGQASGNFLRTDLLRVRKVPTHPQITVASRFVGFGEVAVDLIEREQQGNYRRTITIGSNGEKALWIYDIHFADTSGIFKIINMPNLPLELPAINGKFNLIVEFAPRDLRTYVDTLYIVSNSKYDSVLTIVFTGIGRGTLIYADNDVENEFYAQPSIVDYVYPPVDTTYNKWNRITGSGINNSRLLAYIYGAPNAFAEWYPFIPFREGAAEVDSFDVYARTGLAANNSTPRARYLIYQQGGAQPETVIVSQLGVERIYLGRFQFRRGGRDFTAGSKQTAIFGYIRLENDTALVNAYYADSLVNRAKQDSFVIRADAIEIREAPKPVKVQIATNEIPKEFYLAQNYPNPFNPSTDIEFSVPIAVNVEIKIYDILGREVATLIDEFVQPGKYRVRWNGTDKTGKFVASGVYFYVMKAGKFVQTKKMMLLK; encoded by the coding sequence ATGCGAAAAATCATATTTTTAAGCGTAATTGCCTTGCTTATATTTTCAAGCAAGGCTTTTTCTCAGTGGGCTCCGCTTGACACAACTACCCACAAGTGGTTTACAGTTGATAACACACCAAATTTAGCTGGAGGACAAACAAATTGGGAGGTTGATCGTGATTCTTCAGATGGATATTATGAAAAAGAACCGAACACAGTTGCAACTGGTCAACCTGGACCTGGTTGGTTTACAAACACAGGAGCAGCAAATGTCGGACCCGACCACAGGCGAACACCCTATACAGCTGGAAGCCCATCTGGAGCATGGGCAAAGTATATCTTTGGCATCCCAACTCAAACACAACAAAATATCCTTGATGAAGATGATTATTACATTCTTTACTACTATCTCCAACAAAGTGGTAACGCTTCACCTAACTGTTATATCACAGTTGAAAGGTTTGGTGAAGGAGTTTACGCCGACTCATTAAGACATAATCAAATGCTAAATGGAGCAGGGCTACCAACTTTGCAAAATGCTGGACTTTGGAGACCAACACAAAGTGGAGCTGACGGTTCTTGGTATCCATTGACAATTTTACGATTGAACGCTGGTGCACCAACTATTGTTACAATCGGTGCTGATACATTAACACCTGCATTTTTAAGAGTTGACGCTGTAAGAGTTTTAAGAAGCAAATTACCTCGTGATCTTGAATTTGGGAGAAGAATGAAAGGAAACCCATGGCAACGGGCAACACCAGATACTACAAGACCAAACATTGATCATTTTGCATTATATAGGGTTGGTGAAGTTTTCCCTGAGGTTACAACTGGAGAAACTGCTGAAAAGAAAATTCGTTTGTTTAACTTAGGGGATAGCGTCTTAACCATCTACAATGTTTATGGACATACTGGAAGATTTTACACAAATGACCCATTGCCTATAAGCATAAATCCAGGAAGTTATTATGATTTAACTATTGTATTTAGACCTTATCAGGAAGAATTCGTTGTTGATTCACTTGCCATAGAAAGCGACGATCCAGAAGAACCAATTGCATATTTATATGTTGCCGGGCAAGGTTTAAATTACAACTTTATCATGAACGCAAGCGATGGAAGCGAACCTCATTGGAGAGCACCAGGTGGAGACTTGGTATTGTATCAAGAAACGCCACCTGGATGGTTAAATTCTGTTGCGAGCCCATATCCATTTCCAATTCCAGGTGGGAATAGATATAGCAGAGTTTATACTGGCACAGATCAGATTCCATACGCAGTTTATCAATTTGTTATACCAGACACATTAGGTGGCGATTACATACTTGAATACAGTGGTCCTGCCGGTTCACCCAACGCAGCTACAGCAGCACAGATAGATGTTATAACACCGTTCTTTGCGGATACGCAGAGAGTAACTGGATTTAATGAAAGACAGATAGCGGGTGCGGTTGTTTGGGCTCAAATTGGAGGCCCAGGATTTACATTCAAATTAAATCCTGGTGGACCTACACAGGTTATATTTAGCAATCCAGGTCAAGCATCAGGTAATTTCTTGCGAACTGATTTATTAAGAGTAAGGAAAGTTCCAACACATCCGCAGATAACAGTTGCTTCAAGATTTGTTGGGTTTGGTGAAGTTGCTGTTGATTTAATTGAACGAGAGCAACAAGGTAATTACAGAAGAACTATAACAATCGGAAGCAATGGTGAAAAAGCATTGTGGATTTACGATATTCATTTTGCTGATACATCAGGAATATTCAAAATAATCAACATGCCAAACCTACCGCTTGAACTCCCAGCAATAAATGGCAAGTTTAACCTCATAGTTGAATTTGCTCCAAGAGATTTAAGAACTTATGTTGATACACTTTATATTGTTTCTAACTCAAAGTATGATAGTGTTTTAACAATTGTTTTCACTGGAATTGGAAGAGGGACTTTGATTTACGCTGACAATGATGTTGAAAACGAGTTTTACGCTCAACCCTCAATTGTTGATTATGTTTATCCACCTGTTGATACAACTTATAACAAATGGAATAGGATAACAGGAAGCGGGATCAACAATTCAAGATTGCTTGCTTATATTTATGGTGCTCCAAATGCGTTTGCAGAGTGGTATCCATTTATTCCATTTAGAGAAGGCGCAGCTGAAGTTGATAGTTTTGATGTTTATGCAAGAACTGGGCTTGCAGCTAATAATTCAACACCAAGAGCAAGATATCTGATTTATCAACAGGGTGGGGCTCAACCTGAAACAGTCATCGTAAGCCAACTTGGCGTTGAAAGAATTTATCTTGGTAGATTCCAATTCAGACGTGGTGGACGTGATTTCACGGCAGGTTCAAAGCAAACAGCAATTTTTGGTTATATCAGACTTGAAAATGATACTGCACTCGTAAACGCATACTATGCTGATTCGCTCGTCAACAGAGCAAAACAGGATAGCTTTGTAATAAGAGCTGACGCAATTGAGATTCGTGAAGCTCCAAAACCGGTTAAAGTTCAAATTGCCACGAATGAAATTCCGAAAGAGTTTTACCTCGCACAAAATTATCCAAACCCATTTAATCCATCCACAGACATTGAATTTTCTGTTCCGATTGCTGTAAATGTTGAGATAAAAATTTACGATATACTTGGTAGAGAAGTTGCGACGCTTATAGATGAATTCGTTCAGCCAGGCAAGTATCGCGTAAGGTGGAATGGAACAGATAAAACTGGAAAATTTGTCGCATCGGGTGTTTACTTCTATGTGATGAAAGCAGGAAAATTTGTGCAGACGAAGAAAATGATGTTGTTAAAGTGA
- a CDS encoding tellurite resistance protein TerC translates to MHLTETIMWILFNVFVLGMLALDLGVFHRKAHEVKFKEAIIWSVVWIVLALIFNLLVYFWHGTQAAVEFLTGYLIEKSLSVDNIFVFLMIFTYFGVKPMYQHKVLFWGILGAIIMRAIFIFAGITLIKIFHPIIYVFGIFLVFTGVKMALQKDREIHPERNPVLKVFRRLFKITPNYVDGKFFVKEGKRLIATPLFVVLLVVESTDVVFAVDSIPAIIAITRDPFIVYTSNIFAILGLRALYFAIAGFVKLFRYFKYGLSVVLVFIGVKMLISDFYKIPTVFALIVVFSIITISILASILIPEPKLAVANPGTQDNSNEENEQK, encoded by the coding sequence ATGCATTTGACAGAAACGATTATGTGGATTTTGTTTAATGTTTTTGTGCTTGGGATGCTTGCTCTTGATCTTGGGGTTTTCCATAGAAAGGCTCACGAGGTGAAATTTAAGGAAGCAATTATTTGGAGTGTTGTCTGGATTGTTTTGGCTCTTATATTTAATCTTTTAGTTTATTTCTGGCATGGGACACAGGCAGCGGTTGAGTTCTTAACTGGCTATCTTATTGAGAAATCCTTGAGCGTTGATAATATCTTTGTCTTCTTGATGATATTTACCTATTTTGGCGTGAAACCAATGTATCAACATAAGGTTTTGTTCTGGGGGATTCTCGGAGCGATAATTATGAGGGCAATTTTTATATTCGCTGGGATAACGCTTATAAAAATTTTTCATCCGATAATTTATGTTTTTGGTATTTTTCTGGTTTTTACGGGTGTAAAGATGGCGTTGCAAAAGGATAGAGAAATTCATCCTGAAAGGAATCCTGTGTTGAAAGTTTTTCGCAGATTATTTAAAATTACACCTAATTATGTTGATGGGAAATTTTTTGTGAAAGAAGGTAAAAGGTTGATCGCAACTCCCTTGTTTGTTGTTCTTCTTGTTGTTGAAAGCACAGATGTTGTTTTCGCCGTTGATTCAATTCCTGCAATAATTGCGATTACCCGTGATCCATTTATAGTTTATACATCAAATATATTTGCAATCCTTGGTTTGAGAGCTCTTTACTTTGCGATCGCTGGATTCGTGAAGTTATTCAGATATTTCAAGTATGGATTATCGGTTGTCCTTGTCTTCATTGGGGTAAAGATGTTAATTTCAGATTTTTACAAAATTCCCACTGTGTTTGCTCTTATTGTTGTTTTCAGTATAATTACGATCTCAATTCTTGCTTCTATTTTAATTCCAGAGCCAAAACTTGCTGTTGCTAATCCCGGAACCCAGGATAATTCAAATGAAGAAAATGAACAAAAATAA
- a CDS encoding site-specific DNA-methyltransferase (adenine-specific), which translates to MNKKVKTLHKLIFGDSENMKELRDGSVHLVVTSPPYFNAPFDYPDLFESYDAYLSKMRKVARELKRVVAQGRCVCIVCDDILINGIKYPIVADLTRIYIEEGFTYRDKIIWIKPEGYIRISRRSGVILQHPYPMYFYPDNIQETILIFQNGKFDYKSVSNDTKEKSKIDTLEYQQGKWYLTTWNITNVLPLKNRLENGIAAFPEEIPRRLITLFSYVGETVLDPFMGSGTTNKVAAMLKRNSVGYEIDLELYDVVKEKMGLNQGSLFEKDYEVDIVIRDDAGRFRSQLQNKVRNQKSVANNGERKPDRSF; encoded by the coding sequence ATGAATAAAAAAGTAAAAACATTACATAAACTTATATTTGGGGATAGTGAAAACATGAAGGAGCTGCGCGATGGTAGCGTTCATCTTGTAGTTACAAGTCCACCATACTTCAATGCACCCTTTGATTATCCAGATCTTTTTGAAAGTTATGATGCTTACTTAAGTAAGATGAGAAAAGTGGCAAGGGAATTGAAAAGAGTAGTAGCTCAAGGAAGATGCGTCTGTATAGTGTGCGATGATATCCTAATAAATGGGATAAAATATCCCATTGTCGCAGACCTTACAAGAATTTATATTGAAGAGGGTTTTACCTATCGCGATAAAATTATTTGGATTAAACCCGAAGGTTATATTCGCATAAGCAGAAGAAGTGGAGTGATTTTGCAACATCCTTATCCAATGTATTTTTATCCTGATAATATCCAAGAAACAATTCTAATTTTCCAAAATGGTAAATTTGATTACAAAAGCGTTTCAAATGATACTAAGGAGAAATCTAAAATTGACACTTTGGAATATCAACAAGGTAAATGGTATTTGACCACTTGGAATATAACCAATGTTTTGCCCTTAAAAAATCGCCTTGAGAATGGTATAGCTGCTTTCCCTGAGGAGATTCCCAGAAGACTTATCACATTGTTTTCTTATGTGGGTGAGACGGTTTTAGACCCTTTCATGGGTTCTGGGACAACAAACAAAGTAGCTGCAATGTTAAAGAGAAATAGCGTTGGATATGAGATAGATTTGGAACTATATGATGTTGTTAAAGAAAAAATGGGACTAAATCAAGGTTCATTGTTTGAAAAAGATTACGAAGTTGATATAGTGATTCGGGATGATGCGGGGCGATTCCGAAGCCAGCTACAAAATAAAGTTCGGAATCAAAAATCAGTTGCCAATAATGGCGAAAGAAAGCCAGATAGGTCTTTCTGA
- a CDS encoding porphobilinogen synthase, translating to MGFAQLITQTIGFPTVRLRRLRMTEQFRKMVAETQLSVDDFIYPLFVCPGENVKREVRSMPGVYQQSIDNIIRECEEVYKLGIPAVILFGIPERKDEFGSEAYDENGIIQRAVRALKKEIPELVVITDVCLCEYTSHGHCGIVREVAPGKYEIVNDETVDLLAREALSHAEAGADIVAPSDMMDGRVFAIRKILDENGFQNVPIMSYAAKYASGFYGPFREAAESAPKFGDRKSHQMDPANSDEALREIALDIQEGADIVMVKPALAYLDVIYRAKQEFKVPVAAYQVSGEYSMIKAAALNGWIDEQRIMLETLTAIKRAGADLILTYFAKDAARVLKNKN from the coding sequence ATGGGATTTGCACAATTAATAACTCAAACAATTGGTTTCCCAACGGTGCGACTTCGCAGATTAAGAATGACAGAACAATTTAGAAAAATGGTAGCTGAAACACAGCTTTCAGTTGATGATTTTATTTATCCGCTTTTCGTATGTCCCGGGGAAAATGTTAAGAGGGAAGTTCGCTCAATGCCTGGAGTTTATCAGCAATCAATAGATAACATAATTCGTGAATGTGAAGAAGTTTATAAACTTGGAATCCCAGCAGTGATATTGTTTGGAATCCCGGAAAGAAAAGATGAGTTCGGCTCTGAAGCTTACGATGAGAATGGTATAATTCAAAGAGCCGTTAGAGCCTTAAAGAAAGAAATTCCAGAACTTGTAGTTATAACAGATGTCTGTTTGTGTGAATACACATCGCACGGGCATTGCGGAATTGTCAGAGAAGTTGCCCCGGGCAAGTATGAAATTGTCAATGACGAAACTGTTGATCTTCTTGCAAGAGAAGCTTTAAGCCATGCGGAAGCTGGAGCTGATATTGTAGCCCCAAGCGATATGATGGATGGAAGAGTTTTTGCGATAAGAAAAATTCTTGATGAGAATGGTTTTCAAAATGTTCCGATAATGTCATACGCTGCGAAATATGCCTCAGGTTTTTATGGACCATTTAGAGAAGCTGCGGAGTCAGCCCCTAAATTCGGGGATAGAAAAAGTCATCAAATGGACCCAGCCAACTCAGATGAGGCATTAAGAGAAATTGCGCTTGATATTCAAGAAGGGGCTGATATTGTTATGGTTAAGCCGGCGCTTGCTTATTTGGATGTGATTTATAGGGCAAAGCAGGAGTTTAAAGTTCCAGTAGCAGCTTATCAAGTTAGCGGTGAATACTCAATGATAAAAGCAGCAGCTTTAAATGGATGGATAGATGAACAACGGATAATGCTTGAAACATTGACGGCGATAAAAAGAGCAGGGGCAGATTTAATTTTGACTTATTTTGCTAAAGATGCGGCGAGGGTTTTAAAAAATAAAAATTGA